A DNA window from Bradyrhizobium sp. CCBAU 53421 contains the following coding sequences:
- a CDS encoding aerobic carbon-monoxide dehydrogenase large subunit: MNDMTPTREQRTAALEGMGCKRKRVEDIRFTQGKGNYVDDVKLPGMLHGDFVRSPHPHARVRSIDDSEALKVPGVLAVITAETLKTVNLAWMPTLAGDVQMVLADGKVLFQNQEVAFVVATDRYAADDGINKVKVEYEPLPPLVDPFKSMDQDAPVLREDLAGKTIGAHGTRKHYNHIFEWTVGDKELTDAAFKKAEVTIKEMISYHRTHPSPLETCQCVCSFDKVKGELTIWGTFQAPHVIRTVVALIAKLPEQKIHVIAPDIGGGFGNKVGAYPGYICAAVASIVTGKPVKWVEDRIENLTATSFARDYHMTTEIAATKEGKVTGLRVHVLADHGAFDACADPSKWPAGFFNIVTGSYDFPTAHLAVDGVYTNKAPGGVAYRCSFRVTEAAYCIERAMDILAQKLGMDPAELRLKNFIKPEQFPYHSALGWEYDSGDYGTAMRKAMETVKYAELRKEQEQMRAAFKRGETREIMGIGVSFFTEIVGAGPSKNCDILGIAMFDSCEIRMHPTGAGIARMGTKSQGQGHETTWAQIIATEIGIPADNIMVEEGNTDTAPYGLGTYGSRSTPVAGAAIAMAARKIRAKAQMIAAYKLEVHEDDLEWDIDGFRVKGLPEKFMSMKDICWAAYNSVPPGMEPGLEAVSYYDPPNMTYPFGAYICVMTIDVDTGVYKVRRFYALDDCGTRINPMIIEGQVHGGLTEAFAIAMGQEIRYDAEGNVVTGSFMDFFMPTAVETPHWETDFTVTPSPHHPIGAKGVGESPNVGGVPAFSNAVNDAFSFLGSTHIQMPHDFWRNWVAAKSLGVFASA, encoded by the coding sequence ATGAACGATATGACTCCCACGCGGGAACAACGCACGGCCGCGCTCGAAGGAATGGGCTGCAAGCGCAAGCGCGTCGAAGACATCCGCTTCACGCAAGGAAAGGGCAACTACGTCGACGACGTAAAGCTGCCGGGTATGCTGCATGGCGACTTCGTCCGCTCGCCGCATCCGCATGCGCGCGTCAGGTCGATCGATGATTCAGAGGCATTGAAGGTGCCGGGCGTGCTCGCGGTCATCACCGCCGAGACACTGAAGACCGTCAACCTCGCCTGGATGCCGACCTTGGCGGGCGACGTGCAGATGGTGCTGGCCGACGGCAAGGTGCTGTTCCAGAACCAGGAGGTGGCGTTCGTCGTCGCGACGGACCGCTATGCCGCCGATGACGGCATCAACAAGGTCAAGGTCGAGTACGAACCGCTGCCGCCGCTGGTCGACCCGTTCAAGTCGATGGATCAGGATGCGCCGGTGCTGCGTGAAGATCTCGCCGGCAAGACCATCGGTGCCCATGGCACGCGCAAGCACTATAATCATATCTTCGAGTGGACCGTCGGCGACAAGGAATTGACGGATGCCGCCTTCAAGAAGGCCGAGGTGACGATCAAGGAGATGATCTCCTATCATCGCACCCATCCGTCGCCGCTCGAGACCTGCCAGTGCGTCTGCTCGTTCGACAAGGTCAAGGGCGAACTGACGATCTGGGGCACCTTCCAGGCGCCGCATGTGATCCGTACCGTCGTGGCGCTGATCGCCAAGCTGCCGGAGCAGAAGATCCACGTGATCGCGCCTGACATCGGCGGCGGTTTCGGCAACAAGGTGGGCGCTTATCCCGGTTACATCTGCGCCGCAGTTGCGTCCATCGTCACCGGCAAGCCGGTGAAATGGGTCGAGGATCGCATCGAGAACCTGACCGCGACTTCATTCGCCCGCGACTACCACATGACGACCGAGATTGCCGCGACCAAGGAGGGCAAGGTTACCGGCCTGCGCGTCCACGTGCTGGCCGATCACGGCGCCTTCGATGCCTGCGCCGACCCGTCGAAATGGCCGGCCGGCTTCTTCAATATCGTCACCGGATCATACGACTTCCCGACCGCGCATCTTGCGGTCGACGGCGTCTACACCAACAAGGCGCCGGGCGGCGTTGCCTATCGCTGCTCGTTCCGTGTCACGGAGGCCGCTTACTGCATCGAGCGTGCGATGGATATTCTGGCCCAGAAGCTCGGCATGGATCCGGCCGAACTGCGCTTGAAGAACTTCATCAAGCCGGAGCAGTTTCCGTACCACTCCGCGCTCGGTTGGGAATACGATTCCGGCGATTACGGCACCGCCATGCGGAAGGCGATGGAGACGGTGAAATACGCCGAGCTCCGCAAGGAGCAGGAGCAGATGCGTGCCGCCTTCAAGCGCGGCGAGACCCGCGAGATCATGGGCATCGGCGTGTCGTTCTTCACCGAGATCGTCGGCGCCGGCCCGTCGAAGAATTGCGACATCCTGGGCATTGCGATGTTCGACTCCTGCGAAATCCGGATGCATCCGACCGGTGCGGGCATCGCGCGGATGGGTACCAAGAGCCAGGGCCAGGGACACGAGACGACCTGGGCACAGATCATCGCTACCGAGATCGGTATTCCCGCCGACAACATCATGGTCGAGGAAGGCAACACGGACACGGCGCCGTATGGCCTCGGCACCTATGGCTCGCGTTCGACGCCGGTCGCCGGCGCCGCGATTGCGATGGCCGCGCGAAAGATCAGGGCCAAGGCGCAGATGATCGCGGCCTACAAACTCGAGGTTCACGAGGACGATCTCGAATGGGACATCGACGGCTTCCGCGTCAAGGGTCTGCCCGAGAAGTTCATGTCGATGAAGGATATCTGCTGGGCGGCGTACAATTCGGTGCCGCCCGGAATGGAGCCGGGATTGGAAGCGGTCAGCTATTACGATCCGCCGAACATGACCTATCCGTTCGGCGCCTACATCTGCGTGATGACCATCGATGTCGATACAGGTGTCTACAAGGTCAGGCGCTTCTATGCGCTCGATGATTGCGGCACCCGGATCAACCCGATGATCATCGAGGGCCAGGTACATGGCGGCCTCACCGAGGCGTTCGCCATCGCGATGGGCCAGGAAATTCGCTACGACGCCGAAGGCAATGTCGTCACCGGCTCGTTCATGGATTTCTTCATGCCGACCGCGGTCGAGACTCCGCATTGGGAAACGGATTTCACGGTCACCCCGTCGCCGCATCATCCGATCGGTGCCAAGGGTGTCGGCGAGAGCCCGAATGTCGGCGGCGTGCCGGCGTTTTCCAACGCGGTCAACGATGCGTTTTCATTCCTCGGCTCGACCCACATCCAGATGCCGCATGATTTCTGGCGGAACTGGGTGGCGGCGAAGAGCCTCGGCGTGTTCGCTTCGGCATGA
- a CDS encoding MoxR family ATPase — MKTRDEIARALGDAGYVADGELAVAIALMQQLRRPLLLEGEAGVGKTEVAKALATVHGTELIRLQCYEGLDQSAALYEWNYQRQLLSIQAHRGADADAVEDQIFSEKYLLERPLLAAIRRERSPVLLIDEIDRADDEFEAFLLELLSDFQVSIPELGTIKAIAIPHVVLTSNGTRELSDALRRRCLYHYVDYPDVDREARIITARVAGISASLALQIARMVESVRKEELRKVPGVAETLDWAAALIGLDVKDLHDAPETVHETLMCLLKTQEDKARVSREVTQRLLGRVA; from the coding sequence ATGAAGACCCGTGACGAGATCGCGCGCGCTCTTGGCGACGCCGGCTATGTCGCCGACGGCGAGCTCGCGGTTGCGATCGCGCTCATGCAACAGCTGCGGCGTCCGCTTCTCCTGGAGGGCGAGGCGGGCGTCGGCAAGACCGAGGTGGCCAAGGCTCTCGCCACCGTTCACGGCACGGAGTTGATTCGCCTGCAGTGTTACGAAGGGCTCGACCAGTCGGCGGCACTCTACGAGTGGAACTACCAGCGGCAGTTGCTGTCGATCCAGGCGCACCGCGGCGCCGACGCGGATGCGGTCGAGGATCAGATCTTCTCCGAGAAATATCTCCTCGAGCGGCCGTTGCTTGCAGCGATCCGCCGCGAAAGGTCGCCGGTGTTGCTGATCGACGAGATCGATCGTGCGGACGACGAGTTCGAGGCGTTTCTGCTGGAGTTGTTGTCCGACTTCCAGGTTTCGATTCCCGAGCTCGGTACGATCAAGGCGATCGCGATCCCTCACGTCGTGCTGACGTCAAACGGCACGCGCGAGCTCTCGGATGCACTGCGCCGCCGCTGTCTCTATCACTATGTCGACTATCCCGATGTCGACCGCGAGGCGCGCATCATCACAGCGCGCGTCGCGGGCATCAGTGCTTCGTTGGCGCTGCAGATCGCCCGCATGGTCGAGAGCGTCCGGAAGGAAGAACTGCGCAAGGTGCCCGGCGTCGCCGAGACGCTGGATTGGGCCGCTGCACTGATTGGGCTCGATGTGAAGGATTTGCACGATGCGCCCGAGACGGTGCACGAGACCCTGATGTGCCTGCTCAAGACGCAGGAAGACAAGGCGCGGGTCTCGCGCGAGGTCACGCAACGTTTGCTCGGGAGGGTCGCATGA
- a CDS encoding VWA domain-containing protein: protein MSCCGASPDINDVREVSRLVSRKLAAFLRTLRDNGFAVGLAEGHDAAALMGTGYAARPGLLRSALKHLFSTRKADWDKFDGIFDAFWLGKRARSRSITTGAAKPANNPSLKSLLNQSAETRTSAETAMDQVPSVDGAENERSGEGRMEGASGADNIAEVDFRNLADPQQVELAHLAAARLARAMQMRLTRRELARRRGHRLDLRRTIHRNVSHGGVAISLVKRQRKPKPLRLVLLLDASGSMSMYTGVFLRFIHGVLDEFREAEAFLFHTRLAHVSDAMKERDPGRALDRLSIMAQGAGGGTRIGESLQTFNRWHAARVIHSRTCVMIVSDGYETGDAALLGREMAALGRRCRRVAWLNPMMGWQGYTPEARGIKAALPHVDLYAPANTLASLMALEPYLARL from the coding sequence ATGAGTTGCTGCGGCGCATCGCCCGACATCAATGACGTTCGCGAGGTGTCCCGTCTCGTCTCGCGCAAGCTCGCGGCCTTTCTGCGGACCCTGCGCGACAACGGCTTCGCCGTCGGGCTTGCCGAGGGGCACGATGCCGCCGCCCTGATGGGGACGGGCTACGCGGCGCGGCCGGGCCTGCTGCGCTCGGCGCTCAAGCATCTGTTTTCGACCCGCAAGGCCGATTGGGACAAGTTCGACGGAATTTTTGATGCGTTCTGGCTCGGCAAGCGGGCGCGGTCACGCTCAATCACGACTGGCGCAGCCAAGCCTGCGAATAATCCCTCACTGAAGAGTTTGCTTAACCAGTCCGCGGAGACGAGAACCAGCGCCGAGACGGCAATGGATCAGGTTCCATCGGTCGACGGAGCCGAAAATGAGCGCTCCGGTGAGGGGCGCATGGAAGGAGCTTCGGGCGCCGACAATATCGCCGAAGTGGATTTTCGTAACCTGGCCGACCCGCAGCAGGTGGAGCTGGCCCATCTTGCCGCAGCGCGATTGGCGCGCGCCATGCAGATGCGGCTGACACGGCGGGAGCTGGCCCGCCGCCGCGGCCATCGTCTGGATTTGCGCCGTACGATTCATCGCAACGTCAGCCACGGCGGTGTGGCGATCAGCCTGGTGAAGCGGCAGCGCAAGCCGAAGCCATTGCGCTTGGTGCTCCTGCTCGATGCGTCGGGCTCGATGAGCATGTATACGGGCGTCTTCCTGCGCTTCATTCACGGCGTGCTCGACGAGTTCCGCGAAGCCGAGGCGTTCCTGTTCCACACGCGGTTGGCTCACGTCTCGGACGCGATGAAAGAGCGCGATCCTGGCCGCGCGCTTGATCGGCTCTCGATCATGGCGCAAGGCGCGGGCGGCGGCACCAGGATCGGCGAGAGCCTGCAGACCTTCAATCGCTGGCACGCCGCGCGCGTGATCCATTCGCGCACCTGCGTGATGATCGTCTCCGACGGTTATGAGACCGGCGATGCGGCGCTGCTCGGTCGCGAGATGGCTGCCCTCGGCCGCCGCTGCCGCCGCGTCGCCTGGCTCAACCCGATGATGGGATGGCAGGGCTACACGCCGGAAGCCCGCGGCATCAAGGCGGCGCTGCCGCATGTCGATCTCTATGCGCCGGCTAACACGCTGGCGAGCTTGATGGCGCTCGAGCCCTATCTGGCGAGGTTGTGA
- a CDS encoding XdhC family protein produces MGVHVEIMDLVAQMKAAEQAFVLATVVRTVSVTAAKAGAKAIIRPDGTIVAGWIGGGCARGAVLKAAREALIDGEPRMVSVQPENLLAELGVVAGESRDGVRFASNMCPSKGTMDIFVEPVLPHPSLVILGASPVALSLAAQARQLGYHVTLAAPASDLAAEPDADVVVDGLQPGDLNKAARFVVVSTQGKGDEAALKSAIEIDAAYHAFVGSKRKMAALRDKLIADGLEVAGIDRVKAPAGLDLGAITPEEIAMSILAEITITRRRGQRAAANTGR; encoded by the coding sequence ATGGGTGTGCATGTCGAGATCATGGATCTGGTCGCGCAGATGAAGGCCGCTGAGCAGGCCTTCGTGCTGGCGACTGTCGTCCGCACGGTCTCCGTGACCGCCGCCAAGGCGGGGGCCAAGGCGATCATCCGTCCGGACGGCACGATCGTGGCGGGATGGATCGGCGGAGGTTGCGCCAGAGGGGCGGTCCTGAAGGCGGCGCGGGAGGCGCTGATCGACGGCGAGCCGCGCATGGTCTCGGTGCAGCCGGAGAATTTGCTTGCAGAGCTCGGCGTTGTCGCTGGCGAGAGCAGGGACGGTGTGCGCTTCGCCTCGAATATGTGTCCGAGCAAGGGGACGATGGATATCTTCGTGGAGCCGGTCTTGCCGCATCCCTCGCTGGTCATCCTTGGCGCAAGTCCCGTTGCGCTATCGCTCGCAGCTCAAGCGCGCCAACTCGGCTATCACGTGACGCTCGCGGCGCCCGCATCCGATCTTGCCGCCGAACCCGATGCCGACGTGGTCGTCGATGGCTTGCAGCCGGGCGATCTCAACAAGGCAGCTCGCTTCGTCGTGGTGTCGACGCAAGGCAAGGGTGACGAGGCTGCGCTGAAGTCGGCGATCGAGATTGACGCTGCCTACCACGCCTTCGTCGGCAGCAAGCGCAAGATGGCCGCGCTACGCGACAAGCTGATTGCCGACGGTCTCGAGGTTGCCGGGATCGATCGCGTGAAGGCGCCGGCCGGGCTCGATCTCGGTGCCATCACGCCGGAGGAGATCGCAATGTCGATCCTCGCCGAAATCACCATCACGCGTCGCCGCGGCCAGCGTGCCGCCGCCAATACAGGAAGGTAA
- a CDS encoding carbon monoxide dehydrogenase subunit G, giving the protein MQMNDSQRIPASKEKVWAALNDPEILRRCIPGCQSLEMASPTEMTATIVLRVGPVKATFGGKVTLSELDPPNSYRISGEGSGGIAGFAKGGAFVTLASEGPDVTVLTYAVEAQIGGKLAQLGGRLIDSTARKLAGEFFKSFGEVVGQAATAGV; this is encoded by the coding sequence ATGCAGATGAACGACAGCCAGCGTATCCCGGCCTCAAAGGAGAAGGTGTGGGCCGCGCTCAACGATCCCGAGATTCTGAGACGGTGCATTCCCGGCTGTCAGTCGCTCGAGATGGCCTCTCCGACCGAGATGACCGCCACCATCGTCTTGAGGGTGGGACCGGTGAAGGCGACCTTCGGCGGTAAAGTGACGCTATCCGAACTTGATCCTCCGAACAGCTACCGGATCTCCGGCGAGGGTTCCGGCGGCATCGCCGGCTTTGCCAAGGGCGGCGCCTTCGTCACGCTGGCATCGGAAGGGCCGGACGTAACCGTTCTGACCTATGCGGTTGAAGCGCAAATCGGCGGCAAGCTGGCGCAGCTCGGCGGCCGGTTGATTGATTCCACCGCGAGGAAGCTTGCCGGCGAGTTCTTCAAATCGTTCGGTGAGGTCGTAGGCCAAGCGGCGACAGCTGGCGTCTGA
- a CDS encoding SDR family NAD(P)-dependent oxidoreductase → MTKEGSSDWLGLSGRVAVVTGGGGGIGRATAVSFACAGARVAALDRDERSLAETKAKLREFGDGHLVASCDTTSEDNVAAAADAVARALGPCDILVNTAAVLRPGGLDTLPLAEWNAVLAINLTGYFICAQAFGRQMRKAGRGSLIHVASIAASNAQGQSGAYSVSKAAVVMLSQQLAAEWGPHGIRSNVVSPGLVVTPMSQAFYDTPGVTERRTAVVPMRRIGAPQDMADATLFLASDRSSYVNGEEIIVDGGYARTLMSHVPRPGF, encoded by the coding sequence ATGACCAAGGAAGGCTCTTCCGACTGGCTCGGCCTGTCGGGCCGCGTTGCCGTCGTCACCGGCGGAGGCGGCGGCATCGGCCGCGCCACCGCCGTCAGCTTCGCGTGCGCCGGCGCCAGGGTCGCCGCGCTCGATCGCGACGAGCGCTCCCTGGCGGAGACCAAGGCAAAGCTTCGCGAGTTCGGCGACGGTCATCTCGTCGCAAGCTGCGACACGACCAGCGAGGACAATGTCGCGGCGGCCGCTGACGCCGTCGCGCGCGCGCTTGGTCCGTGCGACATCCTCGTCAACACCGCCGCCGTGTTGCGCCCCGGCGGGCTCGACACGCTGCCGCTCGCCGAATGGAATGCGGTGCTGGCGATCAACCTCACCGGCTACTTCATCTGCGCGCAGGCGTTCGGCCGCCAGATGCGCAAGGCCGGACGCGGCAGCCTCATCCACGTCGCCTCGATCGCCGCCAGCAATGCGCAGGGGCAGAGCGGCGCCTACAGCGTCAGCAAGGCCGCCGTCGTCATGCTCTCGCAGCAGCTCGCCGCCGAATGGGGGCCGCACGGCATCCGCAGCAATGTCGTCAGCCCCGGCCTCGTCGTGACGCCGATGAGCCAGGCGTTTTACGACACGCCAGGGGTCACCGAGCGGCGCACCGCGGTGGTGCCGATGCGCCGGATCGGCGCGCCGCAGGACATGGCGGATGCGACCCTGTTCCTGGCGAGCGACAGGTCGTCATATGTCAATGGTGAGGAGATCATCGTCGATGGCGGCTATGCGCGGACGCTGATGAGCCACGTGCCTCGGCCGGGGTTCTAG
- a CDS encoding ribose-phosphate pyrophosphokinase, producing MSAKNGSIKLVAGNSNPALAQEIAKGLGIELTKAVVRRFADMEIFVEIQENVRGSDMFILQSTSFPANDNLMELLIITDALRRSSARRITAVVPYFGYARQDRRSGSRTPISAKLVANLIAHAGVDRVMTLDLHAGQIQGFFDIPTDNLFAAPLMVRDIREKFDLAKVMVVSPDVGGVARARGLAKRINTPLAIVDKRRERPGESEVMNVIGDVAGYNCILVDDIVDSGGTLVNAADALIAHGAKEVSAYITHGVLSGGAAARIASSRLRELVITDSILPTEAVNKAPNIRQISIAGLIAEAIGRTAAEESVSSLFD from the coding sequence ATGTCGGCAAAGAACGGATCAATCAAGCTCGTCGCCGGCAACTCCAATCCTGCGCTGGCGCAGGAGATCGCCAAGGGTCTTGGCATCGAATTGACCAAGGCCGTGGTCCGGCGCTTCGCCGACATGGAGATCTTCGTCGAGATCCAGGAGAACGTCCGCGGCTCGGACATGTTCATCCTGCAGTCGACGTCGTTTCCGGCCAACGACAATTTGATGGAGCTTTTGATCATCACCGACGCGCTGCGCCGCTCCTCGGCGCGCCGCATCACCGCGGTGGTGCCCTATTTCGGCTACGCCAGGCAGGATCGCAGGTCCGGCTCGCGTACGCCGATCTCGGCCAAGCTCGTCGCCAATCTGATCGCCCATGCCGGCGTCGACCGCGTCATGACGCTCGACCTGCATGCCGGCCAGATCCAGGGCTTCTTCGACATCCCGACCGACAATTTGTTCGCGGCGCCGCTGATGGTGCGCGACATCAGGGAGAAGTTCGACCTCGCCAAGGTGATGGTGGTGTCGCCCGACGTTGGCGGCGTGGCACGTGCCCGCGGCCTCGCCAAGCGCATCAACACGCCGCTTGCGATCGTCGACAAGCGCCGCGAGCGCCCCGGCGAGTCCGAGGTGATGAACGTGATCGGCGACGTCGCCGGCTACAATTGCATCCTGGTCGACGATATCGTCGATTCCGGCGGCACGCTGGTGAATGCGGCCGACGCGCTGATCGCGCACGGCGCCAAGGAGGTCTCGGCCTACATCACCCACGGCGTGCTGTCGGGCGGCGCCGCCGCGAGGATTGCCTCGTCGCGGCTGAGGGAGCTGGTCATCACCGACTCGATCCTGCCGACCGAAGCCGTCAACAAGGCGCCGAACATCCGCCAGATCTCGATCGCCGGCCTGATCGCCGAAGCGATCGGCCGCACCGCGGCGGAAGAGTCGGTCTCCAGCCTGTTCGATTAG
- the pgeF gene encoding peptidoglycan editing factor PgeF, translating to MTLGSPLLSAIPSLRHAFFSREGGVSEGVYAGLNGGLGSKDDPARVAENRRRMAERLGVPLDHLISVHQVHSPDVVVVDSPWNGAARPKADALVTRTEGLAISVTTADCGPILFVDPNARVIGAAHAGWKGALTGVLESTIAAMEKLGAERGGIVAAIGPLIRKESYEVGNEFVERFIEADAENGMFFMPAERDGHAMFDLAGFIRMRLENAGVLMIDDLGIDTYSDERCFSYRRSVHRKEADYGRLVHAIALEG from the coding sequence ATGACATTGGGATCACCGCTGCTGTCGGCCATACCAAGCCTGCGTCATGCCTTCTTCTCGCGCGAGGGCGGCGTCTCCGAGGGGGTCTATGCCGGCCTCAATGGCGGGCTCGGCTCAAAGGACGATCCGGCCAGGGTCGCGGAGAACCGGCGGCGGATGGCCGAGCGGCTGGGCGTGCCGCTCGACCACCTGATCAGCGTGCATCAGGTGCACTCGCCCGACGTCGTCGTCGTGGACAGCCCGTGGAACGGCGCGGCGCGCCCGAAGGCGGACGCGCTCGTCACGCGCACCGAAGGGCTTGCGATCTCGGTCACGACCGCCGACTGCGGTCCGATCCTGTTCGTCGACCCCAACGCGCGGGTGATCGGAGCGGCGCATGCCGGCTGGAAGGGCGCGCTGACCGGCGTGCTGGAATCCACCATCGCCGCGATGGAGAAACTCGGCGCCGAGCGCGGCGGCATCGTCGCCGCCATCGGTCCGCTGATCCGCAAGGAATCCTACGAGGTCGGCAACGAATTCGTCGAACGCTTCATCGAGGCGGATGCCGAGAACGGCATGTTCTTCATGCCGGCCGAACGCGACGGCCATGCGATGTTCGATCTCGCCGGCTTCATCCGGATGCGGCTGGAAAATGCCGGCGTGCTGATGATCGACGATCTCGGCATCGACACCTATTCCGACGAGCGCTGCTTCAGCTACCGCCGCTCGGTGCACCGCAAGGAAGCCGACTACGGCCGCCTCGTGCACGCCATCGCGCTGGAAGGCTGA
- a CDS encoding class I SAM-dependent methyltransferase: protein MPVWRYMELCLMHPQHGYYLSRDPLGREGDFTTAPEVSQMFGELLGLWSASIWRAIGSPETFRLIELGPGRGTMMSDALRALRVLPPLYQSLSIHLVEVNPVLREKQYATLTGVRNITWHDNIDDVPEGPAVILANEYFDVLPIHQMVRRETGWHERTVGMDANGNLYFAPAAEPTPHFEVLLPPLVRAAPLGAVFEWRPDNEIMKLATRLRDQDGAALIIDYGHLRSDAGDTFQAIARHSFADPLKNPGQADVTAHVDFQALARAAEDVGARVHGPATQGDFLKRLGVEARAAGLMAKASPEVSADVAAALRRLTDSGRGGMGSMFKVMAISDPRLTSIAGLSDQPDETEQ from the coding sequence ATGCCGGTCTGGCGCTACATGGAACTGTGCCTGATGCATCCGCAGCACGGCTACTATCTGTCGCGCGATCCGCTCGGCCGCGAGGGCGATTTCACCACGGCGCCCGAGGTCAGCCAGATGTTCGGCGAACTGCTCGGGCTGTGGAGCGCCTCGATCTGGCGCGCGATCGGCTCGCCGGAGACGTTCCGCCTGATCGAGCTCGGGCCCGGCCGCGGCACCATGATGTCGGACGCGCTGCGTGCGCTGCGCGTGCTGCCGCCGCTCTACCAGTCGCTCAGCATCCACCTCGTCGAGGTCAACCCGGTACTGCGCGAGAAGCAGTACGCGACGCTGACCGGCGTGCGCAACATCACCTGGCACGACAACATCGACGACGTGCCCGAGGGACCGGCGGTGATCCTCGCCAACGAATATTTCGACGTGCTGCCGATCCACCAGATGGTCCGGCGCGAGACCGGCTGGCACGAGCGCACGGTCGGGATGGATGCCAATGGCAATTTGTATTTCGCCCCTGCCGCCGAGCCGACGCCGCATTTCGAGGTGCTGCTGCCGCCGCTGGTGCGCGCCGCCCCGTTAGGTGCGGTGTTCGAATGGCGGCCCGACAATGAGATCATGAAGCTGGCGACGCGCCTGCGCGATCAGGACGGCGCCGCTTTGATCATCGATTACGGCCACTTGCGCAGCGACGCCGGCGACACCTTCCAGGCGATCGCACGCCACAGCTTCGCCGACCCGCTGAAGAACCCGGGGCAGGCCGACGTCACCGCGCATGTCGATTTCCAGGCTTTGGCGCGGGCCGCCGAGGATGTCGGCGCGCGCGTCCACGGACCGGCGACGCAGGGCGACTTCCTCAAGCGCCTCGGCGTCGAGGCCCGCGCCGCCGGACTGATGGCGAAAGCCTCGCCCGAGGTCTCCGCCGATGTCGCTGCTGCGCTGAGACGCCTGACGGATTCCGGACGCGGCGGGATGGGCTCGATGTTCAAGGTCATGGCGATCTCCGACCCGCGCCTCACCTCGATCGCCGGCCTCAGCGATCAGCCTGACGAGACCGAACAATGA
- the lgt gene encoding prolipoprotein diacylglyceryl transferase, protein MPFLLIDFPVFNPVALALGPIVIRWYALAYIVGIVLGWIYARSLIKKERLWGGPAPITLPQLDDFILWVTIGIIVGGRTGYVLFYNLPFFMAHPSEILELWKGGMSFHGGFLGCVAAVMLFARRNSIPILSLGDITTAVAPIGLFLGRLANFINSELWGRHADPSLPWAMIFPNGGPLPRHPSQLYEAGLEGIVLFTALAIMIRMGALKRPGLILGSFITIYGIARIIGEHFREPDPQLGFLWGGLTMGMLLSVPMIIVGAIIITAAIRRRANGTAPSST, encoded by the coding sequence ATGCCGTTCCTGCTGATCGACTTTCCGGTGTTCAACCCCGTCGCGCTCGCGCTCGGGCCGATCGTGATCCGCTGGTACGCGCTGGCCTACATCGTCGGCATCGTGCTGGGCTGGATCTATGCCCGCTCGCTGATCAAGAAGGAGCGGCTGTGGGGCGGCCCGGCGCCGATCACGCTGCCGCAGCTCGACGATTTCATCCTTTGGGTCACCATCGGAATCATCGTCGGCGGCCGCACCGGCTACGTGCTGTTCTACAACCTGCCCTTCTTCATGGCGCACCCGTCCGAGATCCTGGAACTGTGGAAGGGCGGCATGTCGTTCCACGGCGGCTTCCTCGGCTGCGTCGCCGCGGTGATGCTGTTTGCCCGCCGCAACAGCATCCCGATCCTGTCGCTCGGCGACATCACCACCGCGGTCGCGCCGATCGGGCTGTTCCTCGGCCGGCTCGCCAATTTCATCAACAGCGAATTGTGGGGCCGCCACGCCGATCCGAGCCTGCCCTGGGCCATGATCTTCCCCAATGGCGGCCCGCTGCCGCGCCATCCGAGCCAGCTCTACGAAGCAGGCCTCGAGGGCATCGTGCTGTTCACGGCGCTGGCGATCATGATCCGGATGGGCGCGCTCAAGCGGCCGGGGCTGATCCTCGGCAGCTTCATCACGATCTACGGCATCGCCCGGATCATCGGCGAGCATTTCAGGGAGCCCGATCCTCAGCTCGGATTCCTGTGGGGCGGATTGACCATGGGGATGCTGCTGTCGGTGCCAATGATTATTGTAGGCGCTATCATCATCACGGCCGCCATCCGCCGCAGGGCGAACGGGACAGCGCCGAGTTCAACGTAG